GACTGGTTAGAGCTCGGTGTGGAGGAGCCAGTTAACCCTTTCCATGGTCTCCTATTGACACAGCAATTTTGTCACTAAAGAAAAGCCAATATTTAGAAAACCAACGATGAAAAAGTCACACGTTATaactataaaaaagaaaagaaacccaacCACAACTGCAGAGTAGCTGGGTGACAAGCCGGggcttccccctctcctccagttGGGGGATCAGGGAGCACGTACTATGTATCTCGCAGCCGGGGCTGCAATGTGCGAGGTGCTGGACAAACCCCAGCTGGCAAATgggctgcagcagcccagaagccGGGGGGAGTCATCGCCAGCTCCTAGCACACACCAATCATAAGTCAGGCCCCTCCGGGATCTGGCGTGAAGATCACGAGATTGTCAGCAATAATACATGCTGTGTTCCTTTGCCTTCTGGACTGTGAGCATCTGGCTTGCATTCGGGCCAAGCTTTGCTCTGCATTGGTGAAGCCTagactctttgtttttttaaatgaatctagGATTCTCCCCTAtgcccatgactccaggagctggggctttaagaaaaataccaactgCCTCAATAAAATGGTGGGAGTTGCCAAGAGCAGGCCCCGGTGCAGACCcctttgccttcccctccccatagCTGTGGGTTCACAAAGCACATATGCCATGGGAAGGCAGCTGGCATGCAGTGCAGGGAGGCCGTTCCAAGTGAGCGGGCAGCATGGGAAAAGGCCTGGAGCTGCCATTATTATCCTCATTATCCTGTCCTCATCTCTTGAAACAAGATAGTGAGTTAAAAGGCCTTTTGTAGGTGCACAAATGAGCTTTGTAATGAAATTGGCCAgtttcctccctccacccctgcccaggAAGGGGCTGGGTTTCATCCCCGCTCATTGCTATACACCCGCAGTATGGACCTGGCTCCCATGCAGCACTTGCCTCAGGTGTGAACACGAGCATGGGAACAACCCACAAAAGGAGTAAATCGGAGGGGCCGCACCTCTTTTATGAGCTGCATTAGCCTTTATCTCCTCCTTGCTCCCTTCAGAAGCATCTCCTTCGCTTCTAAAGATTTGCTCAGAGATCTAAGCAGGCAGCTAATAAACCAAAGCTGTCTGGTCTGGGAGTCATGCTGGAGTTTTAGATCCAAGCCAGTTctgagagtgagtgagagaaggGGAATAGACTCGTGTTTGGGACATATGGGGGCTCCCCCCTGCTGGtttctaatcctgcctctgtgGAAAAGTGACATCATctctctccctcagtttccctccgCATACAATGGTTATAATAATATCAACTGACCTGCGGTGAGGGGCGCTGGGAAGGTCGGTGAGTGTAAATGGCTTGACAGACTGTAGGCCAGGTTCTGTTTCGGCTTGCTCTGGTGTCAATCCGGAgtagccctgttgaagtcagtggggctgtgaTGGTGTAAAACTCttgtaagtgagaggagattcAGGCTGGGCTAGGAGACTGACCAAGGCAACTGTCTCCCCCACAGTTACTTCATTCCACCCCCACCGCACTGGCCTCCCCCAGTCTAGGGGGGCTGTTGGGCACCCCTTCTAAGCTGTCCGCCATCGCTTTAAATCCGCGGAGACAATCACTGGCATTCGCTTTCCTGCTTGAATTGACGGAACCTAAGTCTGTCACCCCCTCGTCAATGCGCCGCTCTCCGCTGGCCAGCAGACAGCAAGTGTATGGGATGCTCTCCATTCTGCCCCTCCACAGCGAAGATATAAAGGGCTAAAGGCTGTTGATCCTGCTCCTTTCACCAGGCCAAACCATCACAGCCCGCAACGGGCAGCAGGGAAATACCCGCGACAGACAGCCAGACGCAGAGAAAACAAATCGGATCTTGGGGAAACGGCTGAGCAACGTAGCGCAGGCGTTGCGGCTGCTTCTTAGAGACAGTGGCATTGAAATACACTGGACCAGATGGACCAGGGTCCAATCTAGTATGGCAGTGCCTGGTTCCACAGTGTAaccttcctgactcccagtggGTTACTCTCTACGTACACCAGCGCAGGTGAGAAGAGTGGCCCATGATTAAGCTGCTAGTGTCCCCTGAAAATGCTGAGAAACACGCACCTATTCTCAAGGTACTGTAGTTGGAGGAGAGAGTCTGGCTTTATTCTCCGAGGGACGGACCTGGATTGCAATCAAAGAATTCCTGGGGGAGTGACGTGTGGGTCTCTCCCTGCTCATGTCTGATCGGTGGCTGTGCTCTGTAGAAACTGACATCACCCTTTGGCACCTTCTCCGCTGCAGGACCCTACATGCACAGTAGCAATAGAAACCGCAGCCGGCTCCAGCACAGCCCCCGGGAGAGCAGCACGTCTGTGAGCTCCGCAGCCCACGGCGAAGGCTCCGTGTCAGGGACCTGGGCCCATTGTGTAGTCAGGGCACGTTTTCCCAATCTGATAAAAAATAGCGCCCACCAGGCTTGGCAGATGTGAGGCCCTACCCTCGATGGGCAGAATTCAGTCTGTTCTAACCTGCGTTTGTTTGTGAAAATGGACGACGACTGGCCATTCTGTTTGAAATCAACCTTTGGGAGCCTGATCCTATTAGCACCTAGCGTTTTCCATCCCAGTGCCTCGGAACGGTTGGTAGATATCAATAGCCCAGATAGgaatactgaggcacagagctgaagggatttgtccaaggtcacagctGAGCCAGGGTGGAGGTGGTAATATAAGAACAATAattaatgcctagctcttatgcAGCACTttggatctcaaagggctttacaaaggagagcgGTAtccttattccccattttgcagatggtgaAACCAAGATACAGAGTGgagaagtgatttgcctgaggtcatcccacaagccagcagcagagctgggaactggacccaggtctcctggatCCCGACCCAGGCGATTGCACAGAGAAGAACGATATTTACTTTGCAGATGAAGAAAGGAGGTTTCCTGCCACCTTAGTCTTGGGCTCACTGAGAGTCAAGAAATTTCCAACAAGCTCATGGCTGTGAAAGTGCTTGTCTGTGTCCATCCTTCATGAGCCACAAAGACGCAATGAGTGAGAGTCCGATCATTAACGGCGGGTGTGGGGAGGTCGGGGGTGCAGTAATCATTGGTGATGGGAAAGCTTCAGCTGGGATCGATGCCTAGGGAATAACATCCTGCAAGCCTAACGTTAGTTTTAGATCAGAAATTCATAGAGTGCTGAATCAAACAAGCCACGTGCCCTGCTCTCTGTGGCTTATTGGCTTTGCTTGGTGGCCACGGCGGTTCCGGCGATGCAGCAGGGCACAGTGCTGTAAGCAAGCTACAGGCCAGATCTCCAGCTGATGTAAAACAGGTTAGTTCCATGGACGGAGCAATGTTAGTTTGCACCCCCCGATTCTCACACAACACCCCTGGGGGGCTCTGTCTCAGAGATGATTCATTTCCAGCCCAAGTGCATTTGGCCTTTGACAGGATAAATGTTCTTTCCAGTCTCGGAGGTGTGAACTGAGCTGGTCCTTTGTGCCCTTAGGAATCGCACTGCGTGGAGTGGCAGGATCGGGAGCAgctcccagggctgcagggagttCTTACAAAGCACGGTGGGAACCAGGGAGGAGGGGGCGTTGAATGCTGCTGGCTGGTGAAGGGGGAAAGCGAGGGCATGGCAGATGTGGAatgttcctgcccagctgggcaaGCCCATAAACAGCTCAAAGGAAAAATTGAGGCTGCTTTCTGGTTACCAGGGAGCCGGCCTGGAACTCCAGCAGTTTAAAGGAGGAAGGCTGGGCTTCTGGTTCCCGGGCAGGCTGAGATCTGGGTGGTGTTCCTAGCTCTGTTGTGGATTTGCTGTGTGCTCTTTGGGAAGTCAGGTCtgtgctcagtgcctcagtttccccacctgtgcttGTTGGACAGTGATATGTGTAAAGCGTTTTGAGCTCAAGGTGGAAGGCGAGGATGCAGTAGGACAGCCTACTGGTCCAAGCCCCAGGCAAAGGCTTCCCCTCTGCCAGTGGCTGGCATCACGGGCTCATGGCTGAACTGAGTTTTCCCAGCTCCTCCCTTTCCCACTCAGGCAGGAAGCTGTGTGGTTTGGAGCCAGTAAAGCAAAGGGGAGTCTCTTATCAGACAGTGGCCTGCTGCTTCCAGTCATCTGCACTGTCAGCAGCCCGTCAGCAGTGCACTGGGCAGGCCCATGGGCCAATACAGTGAGAGGTGGGTTTGCTCCTCTAACAAGGCTCAAGGCCTTGGGAATGCCGGCTGGGAGCCCTGCCAGTCCCAGGCAATGTCCGGCTTCCCCTTGCAGGAGCAACAGAAAACCCACAGTCGGGTTCCAACCTCTCCAGCTTGTGCACCCAGATGGCTCTGCAGGGAAGGAAACGCAGCAGAGGAAGAGGCTCGAGCAAGGAAGAAAAGGCTTTTGGGGGGCAAGTTGAAGGCGAGGGGGTGCTGAGGCCCTGGGAATGGtgagagctgcagaggagaaggcccTTGCGCCAGAGGTGTGGAGTTGAGATGCCAAGGGCTGCAGAGAAGGGCTTGGCAATGGTACCAAGGGAGGTGGCCAAAGGACGTGGCCAGAGGGAATCAGTGGTGGCAGGGGGCAATGGGGGCTCCACTGTTTTGCCAGCCCTGGAGATAGCCGCCTCTGGGACAGAATGGGGGAAAGGAGTGGACAGGGCAAGGGGCGGGGAACTCTGCAGCACGGGGTGCCACAACACAATGGAGCATCTGTGGAGCGCTGGGATGGGTGACCTCAGCCGGGATGAATGCAGGGGACTCAGCAAATGCCAAACAACCCCCtaactctcccccgccccccttccacagcagcagggctggggcatggagtCTCCTGGGGAGAACGGCCTCTTCTTCCACGCTGGCTGACCCTGGGCACTTCAGAGGAGCTGGTGCTTTGACTTGGCTCCTTGGGAGGCAGGGGATTGACCTCTGGAGGGTGGACCCACGTGGGACTAAAAGTCAGAGCtcgtgggttctgttcccagctctgtcgcTGTCTCTGTGTGAGCTCAGGCAAGGCTTTCCTGGCCGGAAGTCCGTGGGAGCAGAGGGCAGGATAACCAGACCATTCACCTCGctaggcctcagttccccactctgGTGATATGGGGACAGTACCACGGCCTGCCTCTCAGGTGGCGCATCCCTCCTGTCCCCGGCGTGAGCTAAGGAGAGTTTCCCCCCAAGGGAAGCGGTTGCCCCCGCTTGCAGCAGGCTGTGTCCATGTGCAGGCCCCCATCCCCGTGTTAGGCGGGGAACGCACGCTGTGCAAACGCAGTCGGCTTCCCCGTGAACGTCCCAGTAGGGCCGGGGTTGTCACAGCAGGCCGGGGAAGTGCCCCCCCGAGGCGTTAGCACACAGAGATGACTGCTGCATGCCAGTtactgcagggctgggctgggctgggtctcACCCGACCCGGCAAGCACAGCAACGCCACCCCGGCCTCGGGGTCGGAGGTTCCAGCCCAGTTCCGCCTGGCAGCCATACCAGCCCAGGACTGTCGGGGGCCATGGTGAGAGGAgcgtggggtggggatgggggcggTTCTCAGCACAGCCCCAGTGAGGCAGGTGTCTCCATCCCAACAGCTTGCCCTCCATGCAGTCCTTGCGGCGGTGGGGGGGATATGACTGATGCGGAGGGGCACGGTGGCAGGGCGGGCAGTGGTGGAGCTGCCCTGTCCTGtcccagctggagctgctctCTCCAGCTCTGAGCAGCGTCTGCTGCTGAACGAGGGCTCTTTGGAGCTGAGGGCCTGGTACTATTTAGTGGGCATCTGGGGTAGAGCGGCCACCCGCCACAGACAGACACAGCTGTGCGGTTCTGAGCCCTGTGCCAGCTTTTTGGGGGGTGGTTTCCACCGCCATCTGGTGGGCATAGGAGAGAGATGCACTTGCTTTACAAGCGCCACCCTGGTACTCTATGGATGATAACGGATACAAGGGGGTGTCACTTGGAAGTGACGAAAATGATCCACTTTCCCCTGCTTCTGTTTACACTCGCTTCATGGCTTTGAGGCAAAGGCTAGAGGCATTTTTGTGGCTCCagaatctttaataaaaaaaaaaataaagggactGGTTCATGGCAGCCCAGCTCCAACCTGTTGTGCGGTGTTGCTATGAGCTGCTAACCAGctgccctgttccaccccagaagtggctgcattgcaACTAAGTGTGATCTGAGCTGTGTGTAGAATTATTTCTAATGTGTTTAAAGCTCCTAGCATGAGAGGCGAACCCCAGCTACCTGGGCGATGCGAAATGCTCACCTGCATTTTCTGTGCTTAACGAAGCTGCTGCTGCCGATGTGATGGGAGGGAGTTGTTTGCACAGGCACGGAGAATCAGTGGGACTTCTCTGATCCTCCAGTAACTTCTTATTGCTGTTTCTCTCCCAGATGTTATCCGAGCCAAGCGGCTCCGCGCCGTGGAGATCACCTCCAGCAGCTTCCGTCTGACGTGGCCTAGGCTCCTCTCCAGCGACACTGGCTACTACGTGGTGGAGTACGCCCCTACGGACGACCCGAGGAGAAAGCTGGTGAAGCAAGTATCCGGGGATCACACTGGCCTCTTCCTGAGCGATCTCTCGCCAGACACCACCTACGAGGTCGTGCTCATTCCAGAGTCCAACGAGCACTATATCCCTCCACAAACCACCAGGGTCACCACGTTGGAAGGTAAGACGATGAGCCCCATGGTGCTCGGTGCCATACGGACACGTAATgcagacagtccctggcccagaCCTTAGAGCCAAGGCATGAGGAGAGTGAGTATGGGTTTGAGAGAGACCCTCTAGCTCGGCCACGAGGTGTGGGCGTGATGCAGGAATCAATCCGTGGAATTCTTTGGCCTgggttacgcaggaggtcagattacatggccacacagtgagtccctctggccttaaaatgtcTGCAGATTCTAAGGAGAAGACAGGGTGGGTCACCCCAACTGCCTGATTCTGTTCACTCCTCGCTGTGGGAGACAGGagcctgggctagatggaccattggtcttacccagtatggctgttctcatgAATATAGAGAAAAAAACAGCAGAATTTAGTTGGAAACTGGAAGTCTCGGCTTTCCCTTGGCTTACCCAGTGCTGATCGGTGGATGCCATCGGGGTAAAGGGAAGCAAAGCACAAGCAGGTGGAAAGAGCTCCGTAGACCTGCACTCCCTGTCTCGCTATCCCCGTGTGATAACCCAGGCATGTATAACACCACGCTCCGAAGGGGCGGTCGTTGTCAGCTGGGAAGGAACCCGGGACCCTGAGCTGAAAGACCCAGGTGTCCAagctgaggcaggagcaagtgTCCCATCCTCTACTGGTGACCTCTAGGGGGTGACGTGGAGTCGGTGACCACTAGAGGGTGACATTGTGAGCAGAAGCTGGACCCGTTTGAGGGAGAAGTGCAGAAAACTAGTACCCATTGGCAGCTTTTTGattgagagcaggattgggctgtGTCGACGTGTCTGACTGGGGATGAATTGCTTCTGCCTCCATGATGGCCAAGAGGCTCCCAGCTTATTTATGCTGCTCTGGCTGGAGTTCGCTCTGCTGCCGTGAATCACACCAACACTTgtcttcctttccctccttcccgCAGAGGAAATCAGCCCAACTCGGGTTCTCATCTCGGAGTCCAAGCCGCACAGCTTCCGCGTCAGCTGGGCTCCCACGCCAGACAGCGTGGGGAGCTACCAGGTCCTGTACGGGCCGCTGCCTGGCAATTCGGCTAAGCTGCTGGAAGTGGACGGGGCGTACAACAGCACGGTAGTGGAGAACCTGGCCCCCAACACCACCTACTTGGTGACGGTGGCAGCCATCTATAAATCGGGGAAAGAGAAAGCCCTGTCGGCCAAAGCTTGCACACAGGAAGGTGAGTGAGCGGGGCCCTCTGCCAATAGGACACAGCCGTCCCAGTTGTGATATAACACTGCGTGGCCTGGGGTTCCTCCAGAATGTGACCCCCTCTTTGGCCAGACCAGGCACTGCGGGGGAAGCCCTTCTCCCTCTGTTTTGTGTCTCCCAGCCCCCTCACCTTTGCAAGCAAAGCCAACGCCCCACGGCAAGGGAGCGCTGCGCCTCAGGGAAAGGACTCCAGCAATTGAGCTGGTCAGCCAAGCCACCtagcagggccgggggcagaaaGTGGCCAGGGGGACGATGCAGCTTTCAGGGAACAGAGCGTGTGTATCATAGAAACATGACAGAGCGTAGGACTGATGAAAATTCGACAGTAGGTGTGCAACAGGTCTCCAACGGAGTCTGTCCTCCTGAGCCACCTGGAGCATCAcaagcagaggtggctgggaggaTGCTGGAGTCCCCAGGGACGGAAGGTCGGTGCTGTCGTCCTCTCCTTCCTCGTGGCCTGTCTCTTGGAGCGTCGGAGGGGTGGAGGTCATGAGCTCCCCTCGGGCACATGGCCAAAACTCCGCCAGTGTGGTTGGTGTAAGTGGGGTGGAAGCTCATTAATGGGGGTCATGTGCCAGGGGCTCCCATGAAGTGAAGTCTCTGGAGCTTAGCTTGGCAGAGCAGGCGAGATCCGGCTTGATATAGGCAGAAGGATTCTGGAGTGAGCAATGGCGGAGATGGGAGGTGAGTTGGGGCGTGGGGGTATCACAGCCCGGTTCCCATGGGCAGGTGTCAGTGTCAGCAGAGATGCTGAGGACTCCACAAGCCCTGGAGATGGAACTATCccctcctgcctggagcaggCCCCTCCAGGGCACGGGGAGCCATGCAGAGGGAGTCCGGCGACTGCCCAGGCTGTCCCTGCTCTGCAGATAAACAGGGGCCTGTGGCCTGCAGAGCTGTCAACCCCGCCCTCTTCCCAGCGCCAGTCACTAATGGGGGAAAATGGGCCCCAGAAGGAGGGATGACCCCAAATGACTGGGCTCCTCTAACCTGCTCTTCTCTCCATCCCCCGGCTAGAGAGCTCCAAGGTGAGACACCTGCGCTTCGAGGACATGGGCCCCAACACCCTGAAGGCCTCCTGGGACTCGGCCGATGGGCCAGTCCTCGGTTACCGGGTGAGGTGCCGGCGGCAGACGGGCCCCTCGTCGCTCCTCAGCGTCTCGCCGCAGATCCACAGTGTGCTCCTGACGGACCTGGCCTCGGGCACTGCCAACAAAGTGTGCGTGAAGCCCATGTACAGGAACCAGCCAGGGAAGGGGCTATGTCGCATGGTTCACATGCAGCATGGTGAGTCGGGGACAGGAGCCCGCCTGGACAGGGCAATGCACGAGCGCCTTCGTGCAAGGGGCGGGCGCTGTGAGGGGATGCAGTAGTGCCAGTTTGGCCCAGTAGCAATTGGTGTCACTGCAGTCTGAACCCCATAGGGCAGAGCAACCCCAAAGGCCAGTGCCCCCCCATGCCCAGTGGCACTGGCTGCTCTTACAGGACAGTGTGTATTGGGTACAGCCAGAGGCACGGGGCAGGCCCGAAGTggcctgatttacagaggtgCCCAGCACCTGCAGTCCCCATTGACTTCCGTGAGCACTGTAGAtactcagcacctgtgaaaatcagaccCGGGGGGCTGGGTTGGCAGGATTCCGGTTTGTAACTTGCAGTAGAGGGACCTGGGACCTAGAcagatttcttttaaatcctCTGTGTCTTTAAACTGACCCTGTTGAAGAAGCGCTGTTGTCTGGGAGGTTGATTTGCTCTGGTTCCTTGACTGAGGAGCCCTGTTTTAACAGCGCAGCGGGGTTCTCCGAGTGCTGAGACGGTGGTGGAGAGTTTCAAAAGTAacgagtgattttgggtgtcaTGCTTGAGACACCTGTAGCTTAGCCTGGTTTTCCCAAGGCGAGTGCTCAGCGCAGTCTGGAAGTTTGGGCTTCTTTGAGGGGTCTCGAGTTCGTCACGTAAAAATGGAGGTACCCACACCAGAGGCTGCTGATGCTTTGATACTGAAATCCTCTTTCAGTTCTTAGAGGGCCCGATCCAGAGCCCTTTGAAATCAAGGGGATCTTTCCACCCacttcagtgagcattggatcaggctctaattGCCATGACACTGCTCTTGTGCTGGGGGCTGGTATACCGATCTATCACCCCACAATCAAGGCATCCCCGGGCTGTGATGCATCCAGCTGTTCACACATTTCTAATAAGAGGGCTTCCCCAAGTGGCtgtggcttgtctacatggccctGTTCTTCGGCCTAGGGGTGTGAATCGCAGCTTTGCAGGCGGGAGGAAATGTGCCAACTGCAAAAGGCTCCCTGCAAAAAAGTAGCTGGGGTTAGCTGGAGAGGAGCAGGGCACCTGGGTGCTGGAACTGCAGCGTGTAAATCTTACTGGTGGTGTCCAGTGCTGCTTTGACACCACCCATCTGCCTATCGTCCCCTGTCTTGAAGGAGGAGAAGTTCGGGGAGGGGAGTCCCATGCATTGGGGACAGGGCGGGAGAAAGTGCAGGGACCTCTTTATGGAAGGAGCAGGTGGGTGTGCTGGCATGGCTGCACCAGAGGGAAGGTGAGATAAGGGACCAaagcagagctgcagggaggggctgagtTGAGAAGGGCTTGGAAGGTGAAAACTACAAGATTGGAACTTGACGTggtgaaatgggggagggggaggcagcagggggatTCAGAGAGGGGGCGATATCGTCAGAGTGACGGTAAAGGAAGAGGATCTGAGTATGAATGGACTGGGGAGGGGGCGTGTTGGGGAAGAGGTTGCGGTagtggagagaggggaggggacaggctggGGAAGAGTTTTCCTGTGTGGACAGAGAGGAAAGGTCAGAGCTTGGACACTGCCTGGCTAGGCAAGGCCAGAgagagggtgaccagacagcaagggtgaaaaattggaacacggggtggggggtaataggcgcctatataagacaaagccccaactgtcaggactgtccctataaaatcggaacatctgggcACCCTAGGCCAGGGGGAGGGTGG
The DNA window shown above is from Chelonia mydas isolate rCheMyd1 chromosome 18, rCheMyd1.pri.v2, whole genome shotgun sequence and carries:
- the VWA1 gene encoding von Willebrand factor A domain-containing protein 1 is translated as MSARAALQLALWLHVALAQSLPRKGLQPFIPDSEGDLLFLLDSSGSVSYYEFSRVKEFIRGLLRPFTFGPSDVQTSIIHISTVPTIEFPFDRYLSTGAVQQAIRDTQQLMGDTNTGKALSFAKEKFFTDEAGARADVPKVLVWVTDGFSTDDISQPMQLLKDMEVTVFIISTGRGNYLELSAAASQPPEKHLYFVDVDDLPIITKELRDAIIDVIRAKRLRAVEITSSSFRLTWPRLLSSDTGYYVVEYAPTDDPRRKLVKQVSGDHTGLFLSDLSPDTTYEVVLIPESNEHYIPPQTTRVTTLEEEISPTRVLISESKPHSFRVSWAPTPDSVGSYQVLYGPLPGNSAKLLEVDGAYNSTVVENLAPNTTYLVTVAAIYKSGKEKALSAKACTQEESSKVRHLRFEDMGPNTLKASWDSADGPVLGYRVRCRRQTGPSSLLSVSPQIHSVLLTDLASGTANKVCVKPMYRNQPGKGLCRMVHMQHATATQGYKHRRRA